From a region of the Leptospira kmetyi serovar Malaysia str. Bejo-Iso9 genome:
- a CDS encoding LIC13259/LIC11441 family protein gives MSPLFKNVRIVFFIFLLVCFHSVFAHKGKPSFVLEEFSKLTDQIDLENPGSTTTNALETLLKQGGEKEKDSEVFRKALPIVVELGKTSDVKSKQKLYTELVSLLEQVIGYHDRSGAVLYHCPKTGKSWITNSSNVQNPFDRKNKSCIQKKE, from the coding sequence ATGAGCCCGCTTTTCAAAAACGTAAGAATCGTCTTTTTCATCTTTCTTCTCGTTTGTTTCCATTCCGTTTTCGCTCACAAAGGAAAGCCGAGTTTCGTCTTGGAGGAATTTTCAAAACTAACAGATCAAATCGATTTGGAAAATCCCGGTTCCACAACGACGAACGCTCTTGAAACCTTATTGAAACAAGGCGGCGAAAAGGAAAAGGATTCCGAAGTATTTCGAAAGGCTCTTCCCATCGTCGTCGAACTTGGTAAAACTTCGGACGTAAAAAGCAAACAAAAACTTTATACGGAACTCGTATCCCTTTTGGAACAGGTCATCGGTTATCACGATCGTTCGGGCGCGGTTCTTTATCATTGTCCCAAAACCGGAAAATCGTGGATTACGAATTCCTCGAACGTCCAAAATCCATTCGATCGCAAGAACAAATCCTGCATTCAAAAAAAGGAATAA
- a CDS encoding CatB-related O-acetyltransferase, giving the protein MQNPNSFGPDPLSPYPFPEYPRIGFLKNFIRSALIEVGDYTYYDDPSGPENFERENVLYHYEFRGDKLVIGKFCAIATGAKFIMNGANHMMNAFSTYPFAIFSNGWERVMPKPEDFPQKGDTIVGNDVWIGTNAVILPGIKIGDGAIIGAYSVVAKDVPAYSIVAGNPARIVRERFSPEVKEKLLRLKWWDWSAEKITNSLEFLTSLDFQKLEDFV; this is encoded by the coding sequence ATGCAAAATCCGAATTCTTTCGGACCTGATCCCCTGTCTCCTTACCCGTTTCCCGAATATCCGAGAATCGGCTTTCTAAAAAACTTTATCCGATCCGCTCTCATCGAAGTGGGCGATTATACATACTACGACGATCCGAGCGGGCCGGAAAATTTTGAACGGGAGAACGTATTGTATCATTACGAGTTTCGAGGCGATAAACTCGTGATCGGAAAATTCTGCGCGATCGCGACCGGAGCAAAGTTCATCATGAACGGAGCCAATCACATGATGAACGCGTTCTCCACGTATCCATTCGCGATCTTTTCAAACGGATGGGAACGGGTTATGCCCAAGCCCGAAGATTTTCCTCAGAAAGGAGATACGATCGTAGGCAACGACGTTTGGATCGGAACCAATGCGGTAATTCTTCCCGGAATCAAAATCGGAGACGGGGCGATCATCGGAGCTTATTCCGTAGTCGCCAAAGACGTTCCCGCGTATTCTATCGTCGCCGGAAATCCGGCCCGAATCGTTCGGGAAAGATTTTCTCCGGAAGTAAAAGAGAAACTCTTAAGATTGAAATGGTGGGATTGGAGCGCCGAAAAGATCACGAACTCTTTGGAGTTTTTGACGAGTCTCGATTTTCAAAAGTTGGAAGACTTCGTTTAA
- a CDS encoding acyl-CoA dehydrogenase family protein codes for MIQNNYFSDTQDIQDHFDHILPWTEIILDYENEFSDAENGGPTNPSEAKEYYKTVLETVGDLAGNILSPHVAELDREGLRFKDGKVEFPPKMLELVSKVVEAGVQAYGFSRKYGGLGVPWSVKSFISEIFYRVDASLAIAVGCVNLAEILERHATQEMKDEWIPRLAAGEFVCAMGLTEPDHGSDLPNLRTKATKDENGNWVLNGTKRFITHGCGFGDTPAVLLTLARSGEVGSGARGLSFFLVQSPDVQIAGIENKLGLHCSPTCEVVFENSPGLLIGEEGYGLIKYTMGMLNGARMGIAQQSTGLATAAYYEALKYAKERIQFGKPLIEIPAVKKIIDRIERETYAMRCLTLEGSRVMDRYYWRALRLEKQGASEKEAKNDTVVRYWEKIANVLTPISKFYCSESCLKVVSDALQVHGGSGYTEDYDIARIYRDARITTIYDGTSQIQINASIGGITSGLTHTFGEYLSELVNQLDSSLAHKLFHGFQELVGLYKDLPGREDKDTYAEEIVFTCSRVLAGILLELSCRRLPEDRKQARLKHAKDYHLDTLSVLEGNLAKLKEVSGVPA; via the coding sequence ATGATTCAGAACAATTACTTTTCCGATACGCAAGACATCCAAGATCATTTCGATCACATTCTCCCCTGGACCGAAATCATACTCGATTACGAAAACGAATTCTCCGACGCGGAAAACGGAGGACCGACAAATCCGTCCGAAGCGAAAGAATATTATAAAACTGTTTTAGAAACCGTCGGCGACTTGGCCGGAAACATTCTTTCCCCGCACGTCGCGGAATTGGATCGCGAAGGGCTTCGATTCAAAGACGGAAAAGTGGAATTTCCACCCAAGATGCTCGAACTCGTTTCCAAAGTGGTCGAAGCGGGAGTACAAGCCTACGGATTCTCCAGAAAATACGGCGGGCTCGGCGTACCATGGAGTGTGAAATCATTTATTTCCGAAATTTTTTACAGAGTGGACGCGTCACTCGCCATTGCCGTGGGATGTGTGAACCTCGCCGAAATTTTGGAACGTCATGCGACACAAGAGATGAAGGACGAATGGATTCCGCGTTTAGCCGCGGGCGAATTCGTATGCGCGATGGGACTTACCGAACCCGATCACGGTTCCGATCTTCCGAATCTCAGAACGAAGGCGACCAAGGATGAGAACGGAAATTGGGTGCTCAACGGAACCAAACGATTCATCACACACGGTTGCGGATTCGGAGATACGCCCGCGGTTTTGTTGACTCTCGCTCGTTCCGGCGAAGTCGGCTCCGGTGCGAGAGGACTTTCTTTTTTTCTCGTTCAAAGTCCGGACGTACAAATCGCCGGAATCGAAAACAAACTCGGACTACATTGTTCTCCAACTTGCGAAGTGGTATTCGAAAATTCTCCCGGATTGTTGATCGGGGAAGAAGGTTACGGGCTTATCAAATACACGATGGGAATGTTGAACGGAGCGAGAATGGGAATCGCACAACAATCCACCGGACTTGCGACCGCGGCATATTACGAAGCTCTAAAATACGCGAAGGAAAGAATCCAATTCGGAAAACCACTCATAGAAATTCCAGCCGTTAAAAAGATCATCGATCGAATCGAAAGGGAAACCTACGCGATGCGATGTCTGACTTTGGAAGGATCCAGAGTTATGGATCGTTATTATTGGAGAGCGCTTCGATTGGAAAAACAAGGCGCAAGCGAGAAGGAAGCGAAGAACGATACGGTCGTACGTTATTGGGAAAAAATCGCGAACGTACTCACTCCGATCAGTAAGTTCTATTGTTCCGAATCCTGTTTGAAAGTCGTGAGCGACGCGCTTCAAGTGCACGGCGGCTCGGGTTATACCGAAGACTACGACATAGCGAGAATTTATCGAGACGCGAGAATCACAACGATTTACGACGGAACTTCTCAGATTCAGATCAACGCGAGTATCGGAGGAATCACCTCCGGGTTGACTCATACTTTCGGAGAATATCTTTCCGAGCTTGTCAATCAGTTGGATTCTTCCTTGGCACATAAACTCTTTCACGGTTTTCAGGAACTGGTCGGTCTCTATAAGGATCTTCCCGGAAGAGAGGACAAGGATACATACGCGGAAGAAATCGTTTTCACTTGTTCCAGAGTTTTGGCCGGAATTCTGCTCGAACTTTCGTGCAGAAGACTTCCCGAAGATCGAAAACAAGCAAGACTCAAACACGCAAAGGATTATCATCTCGATACTCTTTCCGTATTGGAAGGGAATCTTGCGAAGTTGAAAGAAGTAAGCGGCGTTCCCGCATAA
- a CDS encoding MerR family transcriptional regulator, translated as MNASFSISTTSEITRFTPHTLRYYEKVGILPKPERNHGKDRMYSQKDINYLKCIKTLKELNMPLEDIKEFIKEGCLLDKISQGENLKPPLNKRIRILTSHLKTLEQKKKDLEATIKLTKAKLKEYETLLSKEERLE; from the coding sequence ATGAACGCTTCATTCAGCATTTCCACAACTTCGGAGATAACTCGCTTCACGCCGCATACTCTTCGTTACTACGAAAAAGTAGGAATTCTTCCCAAACCGGAAAGAAACCACGGCAAGGATAGAATGTATTCGCAGAAGGATATAAACTATCTGAAGTGCATCAAAACTTTGAAGGAACTCAATATGCCCTTGGAGGACATCAAGGAATTCATCAAGGAAGGTTGTCTTTTGGATAAAATTTCCCAAGGAGAAAATCTAAAACCTCCCTTGAACAAAAGAATTCGGATTCTCACCTCGCACCTCAAGACCCTGGAACAAAAAAAGAAGGATCTCGAGGCGACGATCAAACTCACCAAAGCAAAACTTAAGGAATATGAAACTCTTCTTTCCAAGGAGGAACGTTTAGAATGA
- a CDS encoding DMT family transporter has protein sequence MKSFKPYLFLIFFALITGVTFEVAKQALYYFSAAQTGAFRFVIAVVFMFAFVFFTDKKLLKVDSGNLKSLILLGVVGVFGFNSFYFLGMRKASPVNGAIIIALGPAITAFLSYFLLRTKITLLQYLGTLVSFIGVLLVISDGRISALKSILEGEGILYIFLAAVCWAFYSVGIKKYLKGVSTIQITAYTSLFGMISLVVFLLFMEGWNPNVFSFPFQAWLAILYMAIFTAFLGYLFWNYGIQEVGPDKAAVFGNLIPVVAMFTSWFLGESPNLFDILGTFFVILGIFVVNSKAKKIQTGPDIKTSTVN, from the coding sequence ATGAAATCCTTTAAACCGTATCTTTTTCTGATCTTTTTCGCGCTCATTACGGGAGTCACGTTCGAAGTCGCGAAACAGGCATTGTATTATTTCAGCGCGGCTCAAACGGGCGCGTTTCGTTTCGTCATCGCAGTCGTCTTTATGTTCGCGTTCGTATTCTTTACGGATAAAAAACTTCTCAAAGTCGATTCTGGAAATCTGAAAAGTCTGATTCTTTTGGGAGTCGTGGGCGTTTTCGGATTCAACTCGTTTTACTTTTTGGGAATGCGGAAGGCTTCTCCCGTAAACGGCGCGATCATCATCGCTCTCGGTCCCGCGATCACGGCCTTTCTTTCCTATTTTCTTTTAAGAACGAAGATCACGTTGCTCCAATACTTGGGAACGTTAGTCTCCTTTATCGGAGTTTTACTTGTGATTTCGGACGGACGTATAAGCGCCCTGAAAAGCATTTTGGAAGGCGAGGGAATTCTTTACATTTTTCTCGCGGCCGTTTGCTGGGCCTTCTACTCCGTAGGAATCAAAAAGTATCTCAAAGGAGTTTCCACGATTCAGATCACCGCCTACACGTCGTTATTCGGTATGATTTCCCTCGTAGTCTTTCTTCTTTTTATGGAAGGATGGAACCCGAACGTATTCTCCTTTCCGTTCCAGGCTTGGCTTGCGATTCTTTATATGGCGATCTTCACCGCGTTCTTAGGTTATCTTTTTTGGAACTACGGTATTCAGGAAGTCGGTCCGGATAAGGCCGCCGTTTTCGGAAATTTGATTCCGGTCGTGGCGATGTTTACTTCTTGGTTCTTGGGAGAATCTCCGAATCTCTTCGATATTCTCGGAACGTTTTTCGTAATCCTGGGAATCTTCGTCGTGAACTCGAAAGCGAAAAAAATTCAAACCGGTCCCGATATAAAAACTTCAACCGTAAACTGA
- a CDS encoding porin, with protein MTQIKNLSRLETVFSIFLIYFVIGFVSVYSQEKKETGTLTQSSTVDKDREKNDEEDDEEFQSKDEVEKTEKALKKSEQSSSKEKKEEENKQHPVFGFFVDSYYAHNPYRPNSRDNKYLTQPARWDEININLAYIDGKVETDRYRGRVAFQFGNSVNANYKNEVNSGKNSNELSVRNIQEAYAGVKLAKNLWLDGGIYFGNIGLESWISHNNWNYSRALALDYVPYYSSGFRLSYQYSEKLSFQLHLMNGWSNITETNRDKAIGTQIDYKVTDKFKITHNTFVGNEAPDNQPRQTRYYNNLILQYHFTKHFIVAGSGDVGIQRVPNPGARAYRQWYHATFWITWRPIEEFRTSLRLERMYDPEQTIIQTGTRNGFLTSGATMTFDYIPNENALVRLEGRYFRSYDPVFDRDKTKSKEEKFVVFAVTIKI; from the coding sequence ATGACACAAATAAAGAATCTTTCACGGTTAGAAACAGTATTTTCGATTTTTCTTATATACTTTGTAATCGGTTTTGTTTCGGTTTATTCTCAGGAAAAAAAAGAAACCGGAACGCTTACGCAATCGAGCACGGTCGACAAGGACAGGGAGAAAAACGACGAAGAGGACGACGAGGAATTTCAATCCAAAGACGAAGTGGAAAAAACCGAAAAGGCTCTTAAAAAATCGGAGCAATCTTCCTCGAAAGAAAAAAAAGAAGAAGAGAACAAACAACATCCCGTGTTCGGATTTTTCGTGGATTCTTATTACGCGCACAACCCGTATCGACCGAATTCAAGGGACAACAAATATCTGACTCAGCCCGCGCGTTGGGACGAGATCAATATCAACCTCGCGTATATCGACGGTAAGGTGGAAACGGATCGATACAGAGGTCGCGTCGCGTTTCAATTCGGAAACTCGGTGAACGCAAACTACAAAAACGAAGTCAACTCGGGAAAAAATTCGAACGAACTTTCGGTAAGAAACATTCAAGAAGCGTACGCGGGCGTTAAACTCGCAAAAAATCTCTGGCTCGACGGGGGGATCTATTTCGGAAACATAGGATTGGAAAGTTGGATTTCGCATAACAACTGGAACTATTCGAGAGCCTTGGCCCTGGATTACGTTCCGTATTATTCGAGCGGTTTTCGTCTTTCGTATCAATATTCGGAAAAACTATCGTTTCAACTTCATCTGATGAACGGTTGGTCCAATATCACCGAGACGAACCGGGATAAGGCGATCGGAACTCAGATCGACTACAAGGTTACGGATAAATTCAAGATCACGCACAACACGTTCGTAGGAAACGAGGCCCCGGATAATCAACCGCGTCAAACGAGATATTACAATAACCTAATACTTCAATATCACTTTACGAAACATTTCATCGTCGCCGGATCGGGAGACGTGGGAATACAACGCGTTCCGAATCCGGGAGCACGCGCGTATAGGCAATGGTATCACGCGACATTTTGGATCACTTGGAGACCGATCGAAGAGTTTAGAACCTCTCTTCGTTTGGAAAGAATGTACGACCCGGAACAAACGATCATACAAACGGGAACCAGAAACGGATTCTTAACTTCGGGAGCGACGATGACCTTCGATTATATTCCGAACGAAAACGCGCTGGTTAGACTGGAAGGAAGATATTTTCGTTCTTACGATCCGGTTTTTGATCGGGATAAAACGAAATCCAAAGAGGAAAAATTCGTGGTATTTGCGGTAACGATCAAAATTTAA
- the msrA gene encoding peptide-methionine (S)-S-oxide reductase MsrA — protein sequence MEQATLGGGCFWCLEAVYQMVEGVETIVSGYSAGHIQNPDYRSVCSGTTGHAEVIQITFDPKIIDYSDILEIFWISHDPTTLNRQGNDVGTQYRSIILYHSPEQKKIAEESIQKAASHFSEPIVTQVEALKEFYPAENYHQNYFRTNPNQAYCHYVVKPKIDKYLKTGFKVKRVNS from the coding sequence ATGGAACAAGCAACATTAGGCGGCGGTTGTTTTTGGTGTCTCGAAGCGGTGTATCAGATGGTGGAAGGAGTTGAAACCATCGTATCCGGATATTCCGCAGGACATATTCAAAATCCCGATTATAGATCCGTATGTTCCGGAACAACGGGACATGCGGAAGTCATTCAGATCACGTTCGATCCGAAGATCATCGATTATTCGGACATACTCGAAATCTTTTGGATCAGTCACGATCCAACTACGTTAAACCGACAAGGAAACGACGTGGGAACCCAGTATCGATCGATCATTCTCTATCATTCTCCCGAACAAAAAAAAATTGCGGAAGAATCGATCCAAAAAGCGGCTTCTCATTTTTCGGAGCCGATCGTGACTCAAGTGGAGGCTCTCAAGGAATTTTATCCGGCGGAGAATTATCATCAAAATTATTTCAGAACGAATCCGAATCAGGCTTATTGTCATTATGTGGTGAAACCGAAGATCGACAAATATCTCAAAACCGGTTTTAAGGTGAAACGCGTAAATTCCTGA
- a CDS encoding alpha/beta hydrolase, translating into MNANIRRIFLILFLGIFLSQCKASIQLQGEMHHPKTEDGWDLTLEHFPPLAGHAPKKYPVILCHGLIANRTYLKINEKSSIVGRLQKEGYDVWLLDLRGRRDAGYPSLFFGDKTFSYSMDDYIQYDVDAAIKHVLNATGKDKVNWIGHSMGGMVVYGRVGSLGEKRIANFVAIGSPAIMDPPSEALKRWTSLTWLMNLWPVVPTETWAGIQGGTGIPFLPQKSFEELFWHKANIDSSILSGVKTTSINPGAKKEILQFKDLAESGEIRSLDQKISYTNGLKNIKIPTLFVAGRRDKLGMSYSLRYAYDTISSEDKSLFIASRSNNHSDDYGHTDLIVGKNADRDIFTPIVSWLDKRN; encoded by the coding sequence ATGAACGCGAATATCCGAAGAATTTTTCTGATCCTTTTTCTGGGAATTTTTCTTTCCCAATGTAAGGCGAGCATTCAGCTTCAAGGCGAAATGCATCATCCTAAAACCGAAGACGGCTGGGATCTGACACTCGAACATTTTCCTCCTTTGGCCGGTCACGCTCCTAAAAAATATCCGGTCATCTTATGTCATGGATTGATCGCAAACAGGACGTATTTAAAGATCAACGAAAAGAGCTCCATCGTCGGAAGACTTCAAAAAGAAGGATACGACGTTTGGTTGTTGGATCTGAGAGGAAGAAGAGACGCCGGTTATCCTTCCCTGTTTTTCGGAGATAAAACGTTTTCTTACAGCATGGACGATTACATCCAATACGACGTGGATGCGGCCATCAAACACGTGTTAAACGCGACCGGCAAGGACAAGGTCAACTGGATCGGACACAGCATGGGCGGAATGGTCGTCTATGGAAGAGTGGGAAGTCTCGGAGAAAAAAGAATCGCGAACTTCGTAGCGATCGGTTCTCCCGCGATTATGGATCCGCCGAGCGAAGCTCTGAAACGCTGGACCTCTCTGACTTGGTTGATGAATCTCTGGCCCGTCGTTCCCACGGAAACTTGGGCAGGAATCCAAGGAGGAACCGGAATTCCTTTTCTTCCTCAAAAATCCTTCGAAGAACTTTTCTGGCATAAGGCGAATATAGATTCTTCCATTCTTTCCGGAGTGAAAACGACTTCGATCAATCCCGGAGCGAAGAAGGAAATTCTTCAGTTCAAAGACCTCGCGGAAAGCGGCGAGATCCGAAGTCTGGATCAAAAGATTTCTTATACGAACGGACTGAAAAACATCAAGATCCCCACCTTGTTCGTCGCGGGCAGAAGGGATAAACTCGGAATGTCTTATTCTCTTCGGTACGCATACGATACGATTTCTTCCGAAGACAAATCCCTTTTTATCGCTTCGAGATCGAACAATCATTCCGACGATTACGGTCATACGGATCTGATCGTTGGAAAGAACGCGGACCGGGACATATTTACGCCAATCGTCTCGTGGTTGGACAAAAGAAACTAA
- a CDS encoding alpha/beta hydrolase — translation MKLTKTISTSIAILLIAILFSCTRYVVITEQKFTSQTANIAPNVYLTTFSYENSSYPPVLLVDPVFINKKALYLGDKSGLIGVLNGNGFSVWLLHFEDHKSVNLKDIGENLIPDVISRIQKVTGKKEYILGGVSLGGQAVLHSFKAKKIPDISKAFFLGTGMDYKYNDSFIEQMKNEKRFGTDLSASCKNKDSFCKRFISFDEDDPTTLFVYQNLFNYLPALEENPKTWESFESTNFPSLFIGGRIDNVSPTESIHPVYKRKKGKKEYWEAGRDNGMSIDYDHLGLFAYEDAPSDIYQRIADWLKEKEAEIKKASSTPANP, via the coding sequence ATGAAACTTACGAAAACGATATCGACATCGATCGCGATCCTTCTGATCGCGATTCTCTTCAGCTGCACACGTTATGTGGTCATTACCGAACAAAAATTCACTTCGCAAACCGCGAACATCGCTCCGAACGTTTACTTGACCACTTTCTCATACGAGAATTCTTCCTATCCTCCCGTGCTTTTGGTGGACCCGGTGTTCATCAACAAAAAGGCCTTGTATCTCGGAGATAAATCCGGTTTGATCGGAGTTCTAAACGGAAACGGTTTTTCGGTTTGGCTTCTTCATTTCGAAGATCATAAATCCGTAAACTTAAAGGACATCGGGGAGAATCTGATTCCGGACGTCATCTCAAGAATTCAAAAAGTGACCGGCAAAAAGGAATACATCCTCGGAGGAGTTTCCCTCGGAGGTCAGGCGGTATTACATTCTTTTAAAGCGAAGAAGATTCCGGATATTTCCAAAGCGTTCTTTCTCGGAACGGGAATGGATTACAAATACAACGATAGTTTTATCGAACAGATGAAGAACGAAAAAAGATTCGGAACAGACTTGAGCGCTTCGTGTAAAAACAAGGATAGCTTTTGCAAACGATTCATCTCCTTCGACGAGGACGATCCTACGACTCTATTCGTATATCAGAATCTTTTTAACTACTTACCGGCCCTCGAGGAAAATCCGAAAACCTGGGAATCGTTCGAGTCCACGAATTTCCCTTCTCTTTTTATCGGAGGAAGAATCGACAACGTATCTCCGACCGAAAGTATTCATCCGGTTTATAAAAGAAAAAAAGGGAAAAAGGAATATTGGGAAGCGGGAAGAGACAACGGTATGTCGATCGACTACGATCACTTGGGACTTTTCGCTTATGAAGACGCGCCTTCGGATATCTATCAAAGGATCGCGGATTGGTTAAAAGAAAAAGAAGCCGAGATTAAGAAGGCCTCTTCCACCCCAGCAAATCCATAA
- a CDS encoding uracil-DNA glycosylase codes for MSKEEKLRRLNLVQSEVVACKLCKLSTTRTQTVFGEGNSDSEVVFIGEGPGKQEDLTGRPFVGRAGELLTRIIEKGMGVPRESVYIANIVKCRPTVDMMFEKDRPPEEEETRACAPYLLRQLEIIQPKVIVTLGNPSTRFILNTKEGITKLRGNWGSFFGIPVMPTYHPSFVIRNGGENSPLKREVWEDIKKVMDLLGWKRPS; via the coding sequence ATGAGCAAAGAAGAAAAACTGAGAAGGTTAAACCTCGTTCAATCCGAGGTCGTCGCGTGTAAACTCTGCAAACTCAGCACGACTCGAACTCAAACCGTTTTCGGCGAAGGCAATTCCGATTCGGAAGTCGTTTTTATCGGGGAGGGCCCCGGCAAACAAGAGGATCTCACCGGCCGTCCGTTCGTGGGTCGAGCCGGTGAACTTCTGACAAGAATCATCGAAAAGGGAATGGGCGTTCCGAGAGAATCGGTTTATATCGCCAATATCGTGAAGTGCAGGCCGACCGTGGATATGATGTTCGAAAAGGACAGACCGCCGGAAGAAGAGGAAACCCGCGCTTGCGCTCCGTATCTTTTGAGACAACTCGAGATCATTCAACCGAAAGTGATCGTTACGTTAGGAAATCCTTCCACAAGATTTATCTTAAACACCAAGGAAGGAATCACAAAACTCAGAGGAAACTGGGGATCTTTTTTCGGAATTCCGGTGATGCCGACGTATCATCCTAGTTTTGTGATTCGTAACGGAGGGGAGAACAGTCCTCTCAAACGCGAGGTCTGGGAGGACATCAAGAAGGTTATGGATTTGCTGGGGTGGAAGAGGCCTTCTTAA
- a CDS encoding ligase-associated DNA damage response exonuclease: MEMIVLTDAGLYVPQADVYVDPWKGVPRAILTHAHSDHTRKGSRHYLCAENGLSLTQERLGKNSNIETLRYGQAVYRNGVKISLHSAGHILGSAQVRIEHKGKIAVISGDYKTVPDPTCEPIEILKCDTFLSEATFAKPYYAWEKPEFVFQNILNYVLDNYEQEEITVLYGYSLGKAQRILKGLSIAAENSGIILDFFVHDSILSMNERYKESGILLPKAKRLSEFQGESKHPFVLIAPPGSPISNVRSRKIRSAFCSGWMQLSKNRKNGNFHKGFVLSDHADWNELIHTIESTGAEEILLTHGDTKDIVRFLSDQGKNAKTLKTKFHSEESGES; encoded by the coding sequence ATGGAAATGATCGTTCTTACGGACGCGGGTCTTTACGTTCCGCAAGCCGACGTTTATGTGGATCCCTGGAAAGGAGTTCCCAGAGCGATTCTAACACACGCGCATTCCGATCATACTCGAAAGGGATCGCGTCATTATCTCTGCGCGGAAAACGGACTTTCCCTAACCCAAGAACGTTTGGGGAAGAATTCCAACATTGAAACTCTTCGTTACGGCCAAGCCGTTTATCGAAACGGGGTAAAGATCAGTTTGCATTCCGCGGGTCATATCCTCGGATCGGCTCAAGTAAGAATCGAACACAAAGGAAAAATCGCCGTCATCAGCGGAGATTATAAAACGGTTCCCGATCCGACCTGCGAACCGATCGAAATCCTAAAATGCGATACGTTTCTTTCCGAGGCGACTTTCGCAAAACCCTATTACGCTTGGGAAAAACCGGAATTCGTATTTCAGAATATTCTAAATTACGTTTTAGACAACTACGAACAGGAAGAGATTACGGTTCTTTACGGATATTCCTTGGGAAAGGCGCAGAGAATTCTCAAAGGTCTTTCGATCGCCGCCGAAAATTCGGGGATCATTTTGGATTTTTTCGTTCACGATTCCATTCTTTCCATGAACGAACGATATAAGGAATCCGGAATTCTTTTGCCGAAAGCCAAACGTTTATCCGAGTTTCAGGGAGAATCCAAACATCCGTTCGTATTGATCGCGCCTCCCGGTTCTCCGATCTCCAACGTTCGTTCACGGAAAATTCGAAGCGCGTTTTGTTCGGGTTGGATGCAACTTTCCAAAAATAGAAAGAACGGAAACTTTCACAAAGGCTTCGTACTTTCGGATCACGCCGATTGGAACGAACTGATTCATACGATCGAATCCACGGGCGCCGAGGAAATTCTTCTCACACACGGAGATACGAAAGACATAGTTCGTTTTCTTTCCGATCAAGGGAAGAATGCAAAAACCTTGAAAACGAAATTTCATTCCGAGGAATCCGGAGAATCCTGA
- a CDS encoding ankyrin repeat domain-containing protein, producing MNETREPKLTKAKTEHRYTLMRWIEKNEIEKIKEELESRGKEFYGNSPLFFAASENSPATLEFLESFGLPLDTRDSNGNTLHFYACRDRGKTEVVEYLLQKNVMPDPKDVVEAAHSGKIEILKLYQRAGIDLKNPNIRNDHYTILEIATFSGLESVKFLFEQGLKLEDSILPRAVNLGKFDLVRYLVTEQKANPNTKVHERNAVHEACLGPSNHNPSEHLEILKFLHENGGDLNSASNWIPNTYAYTPLHFACRPGPQDKTPIIRYLLENGADPDLENPNSALSIADTTTRKQVLKFLETLADKMMNQIH from the coding sequence ATGAACGAAACCCGCGAACCCAAATTGACAAAAGCCAAAACGGAACATCGTTATACGTTGATGCGATGGATCGAAAAAAACGAAATCGAAAAGATAAAGGAAGAATTAGAATCCAGAGGCAAAGAGTTCTACGGAAATTCTCCGTTGTTTTTTGCCGCAAGCGAAAACAGTCCAGCGACTTTGGAATTTCTGGAAAGTTTCGGATTGCCTTTGGATACGAGAGATTCGAACGGAAACACGCTTCATTTTTACGCCTGCCGCGATCGGGGAAAAACGGAAGTCGTAGAATATCTACTTCAGAAAAACGTAATGCCCGATCCAAAGGATGTGGTCGAAGCCGCACATTCCGGGAAAATTGAAATTTTAAAATTATACCAACGCGCGGGAATCGATTTAAAAAATCCTAATATTCGAAACGATCACTATACGATTCTCGAGATCGCGACCTTCAGCGGATTGGAATCGGTGAAATTTCTTTTCGAGCAGGGATTGAAGCTGGAGGATTCCATTCTTCCCAGGGCCGTAAACTTGGGAAAGTTCGATCTGGTTCGTTATTTGGTCACGGAACAAAAGGCGAATCCGAACACAAAAGTACACGAAAGAAACGCGGTTCATGAAGCCTGTTTAGGTCCTTCCAATCACAATCCCTCGGAGCATTTGGAAATTTTAAAATTCCTACACGAAAACGGAGGCGATCTCAATTCCGCTTCGAATTGGATTCCGAATACGTACGCCTATACTCCGTTGCATTTCGCGTGCAGACCGGGTCCTCAGGATAAAACTCCGATCATACGATACCTTTTGGAAAACGGAGCCGATCCCGATCTGGAGAATCCGAATTCCGCGCTCAGCATCGCGGACACGACTACAAGAAAACAGGTTTTGAAATTTTTGGAAACGTTAGCGGACAAAATGATGAATCAAATCCATTAG